The genomic stretch ACGTGGCGCTGGACGCGGTGAGCGCGGCCTACCGCGACGCGGTGCTCTCGCTGCCCGCGCTCCAGAAGTGGACCGAGGAAGGCCGGAGCGAGCCCGGCATCCCGAAGTACGAATGAGCCTTCGCTCCAAGCGCGCTACCTGCTCGCGGGGGCCGGCGTCACCTCTTCGATTCGGGTGGCGCCGTCCTGGTCCACCGCGAGCTTCAGGTGGGGCGTGCCCTTCGCATCATGCAGGACGATGCTCGCCACGCCCTCCTCCACGCCGATGACGATGCGCTCCTTCCAGTCGTGCCGGAAGGTGATGTTGGGCTTGCCCTGGATGAGCCCCATGCACATCGCCTCGTAGCCTTCCTCGCTGTCGAAGCAGAGGCCGTTGATGCCGATGCTGTCGAGCATCCCGAGCCCGCCGACCTCCTGTCCGGACGCGTTCATGAACTGGATGCCGTAGGCCGTTACCGCGCGCTTGAGCCCCTTGGGGTCGGGCATGGGCGCCGCGATGCGGATGCGCGCCTGTCCGTGCTCGTCGACGATGTTCAGCTCACGCACGGACAGCGACGCGGCAGCGGGGGCGGTGTTCACGCTCGTGCACGCGCCGAGCAGACCCAGGGCACAGCAGCCCGCCCACATCGACAACCGGGGGAGAAGGGAAGGGGACATCGCGAGCAGACCTTTCGGAGGACGTCGGGGGAAGGACGCCACCGTAGGGAGCCCGCACAACGCCAGGGCCATGGCGGTGCGGTCGTTTCGTCACGCTTCGGTCATGGCTGTCAGCCCAGCGCGCCGTCGCGCACGCGCGCGAACAGCGCGTCGTAGTGGCCTTCCGCGTAGAGCCGCACCAACTCCGGGTAGCGGCCCTGGCGCAGCTCGCGCAGGTACGCGTACTTCGTGGCGTGGTAACCCGCGACCGCCCATGCCAGGTGGGAGGCCTCCGCGCCGCCGCGCCACAGCGCGCCCTTCAGCAGACAGTCGCGCGCCCAGGACGCCAGGCGTTGCACGCCCACGGGCTTGAGGCCGCGCTGCTCGGCATGGGCGCGCAGGGCCCACAGCAAGGCATAGCGGTCCTCCTTCTGCGCGCGGTACTCCACCGACGTGGCGAAGCGGTGCTCGATGAAGGCGCGGACGCGTCCGCCCGCCAGCTTCGGCAGGGCCTCGTGGACAATCTGCTCCGGCCGCCACACGGCCTTGTCCCGGCGCACCAGCCGCGCTCGCCACTGCGTCCGGTAGCGGAAGCGGTGCGTCCCCAGCTCGGCCCAGTCGCGGCGGGGCAGCCGGTACACGGCCTCCGTGGGCGAAGAGGCCTTCCACGCCCGCAGCGTCTCCACCGCCTCGGGTCCCAGCAGCTCGTCCGAGTCGAGGAAGAAGACGTAGTCACAGGGCGCCAGGGCATTCACCGCGGCCGCGCGCGCGGCGCCGTAGCCCCGCCACGCATGGGACACGGAGCGCGCGCCCAGCGAACGCACCAGCTCCGCTGAGCCATCCGTGGCCCCGGAGTCCAGCGCCACCACGTCATCGCAGAGCGCCAGCAGCCCGCGCAGGCACGGCTCCAGCGTGTCCCGGTTGTTCCGGTGCAGGACGTATCCGCTCAGCTTCATAGACCCAGGGCCTTGAGCTGCGCGTCGAAGGCATCGGCGGTGGTGAAGAGCCGGCCTTGAATCCCCACGGCCTCGGCGGCCTGGACGAATTCGGGCAGGTCGTCGAAGAAGACGGCCTCCTCCGGGGCGCAGCCCACGCCCGCCAGCGCGAGCCGGAAGATGTCCGGCTCCGGCTTCACGTGGCCCACCTCGCAGCTCATCACCACGCTGTCGAAGCGCTGGAGCACCGGCAGCAGCGGGCGCAGGTAGGCGACGTGCAGCGCGTTGGTGTTGGACACCAGCCCCACGCGCACCCGGCCCAAGAGCGACTCCACGCGAGGCAACACGGCGTCATGCAGCGTGAAGTGGCTGCTCCACAGCGGGGCGAACACCGCCATGGGCAGGTCCACGTCCAGCGCGCGGCACACGTCCTGGCGGATGCCCTCCGCGCCCAGCACGCCCCGGTTGGCGTCCGTCCACCCCGCGCCCGTCAGCCGCCGGGCCACCTCCGCGGCCTCCAGGCCCGCGCGGGCACCCAGCCGGGAGAAGAGCAGGGTGTTGTCGTGGAAGACGAGGACGTTGCCCAGGTCCAGCAGCACTGCCTTCACCTGCGCCATGCATGCTCCTTCAGATGCGATAAGCGCGGGCCACGTCCTGCATCTGCTCGGATACATCCTGGAGCAGCTTCGCCGCCCGGGTAGTGGCCGCCAGGCTCTCCTGGGTGTCGTTCATCATGGAGGACAGGTCCGTGACCGCGCTGAAAATCTGGGCGATGCCCGCGTTCTGCTGACTCACCGCGCCGGCAATCTGCCGCACCGCGGTGGCGTTGTCCTGGATGATGGCGGCCAGCTCCTTCAGCCGCTCGCCGGTGCCGCGCACCTGCTCCAGGCCGCTCTCCATATGCGTGTAGCCCTGCTCCGTCATCTTCGCGGTGGAGAGGATGGCGCTGCTCAAATCGCCCAGGATTTCGCGCACCCGGTCCGTGGCCTGGATGGACTGGTCCGCCAGGCTGCGAATCTCGCGCGCCACGACGCCAAAGCCCTTGCCGTGCTCGCCGGAGCGGACGGACTCGATGGCGGCGTTGAGCGCCAGCATGTTGGACTGGTCCGCCAGGTCCTTCACTGTCTGGGTGATTCCGCCAATCTGCTGCGTGCGCTCGTTGAGCTGGGCGATGCGCTCCGTCATCTGCTCGGCCTGGGACAGGATTTCGGAGAAGCCGCCCAGGCTGTCCCGGATGGCCCCTTCGCCCGCGCGTCCCACCTCTTCGGCCATGGAGGCGCGCTTGAGCACGTCCTCCGCCTTCTCCGAGGCCAGCATCGACGTCTGCTTGATTTCCTGCGCCGTCACCTGCGTCTGCTGGAGGGCCGCGGCCTGACGGGCCACGTTGCGCTCCTGCTGCGTCGACGCCGTCTGCAGCTCCGCCACCGTCTCACTGAGCACTCGCGTGCCGGTGTGCAGGCTCTGCGCCGTCTCCCGCAGCTGGAACACCAGCAGGCCGAAGGCGCCGGCCAGCTCGCCCACCTCGTCGTTGCCGGCCTTCACGTCCAGCGTCTGCGTGAGGTCGCCCTCGCTCACCAGCCGCGTCACCGCCGCGCGCAGGGCCAGCACGGGACCGGAGATGCGGTGCGACAGCAGCCACGCGCCCACGACGGCCAGCACGATGAAACCCACCGCCATCAACAGCGCCACCCGGCTCACGCGCACCACCGGGGCGTAGGCCTCCGCCGGGTCCACGCGCGCCACGAAGTGCCAGCCGTCGGCCACGTCGCGCACGTCCGTGCCGTTGACGGCCGTGACGGCCAGCAGCGCGTCATTGCCCTGGGCGTTCGCGCCGCGCGAGTCGTACATCGGCGTGCCGTCCGGCCGCTGGAGGGTAATCGAGAAGCTCTTCAGTGCGCGCTGATGGGCACGGGCCAGCGCCGGTTGCACCAACTGGTCCACGTGCGCCCAGTCGAAGGCGGCCAGCAGCACACCCATCCGGTGCTTGGAGACCGGGTCCAGCACCGGGAAGGCCAGCGACAGCACGTGGCCGGTGAAGATGGGGTGCTCCTCGGTGATGCCCTCGCTGCTGGTGCGCCCCTGCTGGGCCTCCGCGAACCAGGGGCTGCGCCGCACCTCGTCCTGCCGGCGCAGGTATTCGTCGCGCAGGGCGGGGGTATTGGCGGAGATGGCGCGGCCGGTGTCGTCGAAGACGACGATGCCGTTGAGGGTGAGGTAGCGGCTCTGGAGCACGCCGAGCATGGCGTCGGCGGGCGACACGTCACCCCGCAGCGCGGCACGGACCGCGGGGTCCTCGGCCCAGCCGCGGGCGCTCGCCTCCCGTTCGGCCAGCGTCGACTCCAGCAGGTCCTTCACGCCTTCGGCCTCGCTCAGCAGCGACGCGTGAATCTGCTCTTCCATCACCTGCCGCGCGCTACGGGCCTGGAGCCAGGTCAGCGTCAGCAGCGGGACGACCGACAGCAGCGTCGCGTAGAGCGTGAGGCGTCCACGAAGGGACTTGGTTCCAGGAAGAGAAAGGGCCATGTGGCGCGGCGGGCAGCGTGCGGGGGCCTCCCAGAAAGGTCGGCTCCCGTCCTATAGCAGAGCCCCGCGTCTCCAGGGCACCCCCGCGCCTGCCTGCTCAGATGACAGGCACCCGGTTGGGCAACTCCTTCGCCGGGACGTTGGAGTAGTCCGAGTCCACGTCCAGGAGGACGCGCTGCCGGACCCGGGCGCTCAGCGAGCGGCGAATCCTCCCCAGGAATCCCGGCGGCGCCGCGATGACCAGCTTGTCGAAGTCGTGCCGGTCATGTGCCTTGTCCAGGAACACGGACAGCTCGCGGGCGAAGCGGTCGTGCTCCAGCTCCCGTCGCCCATTGGGCTCGTTCTCCGCCGGCGGGCCGTGCAGGGTGCCGGCATTGGGGTTGTCCGCCTGCTCAATCAGCTCTGCCTGACGGGCCCGACTCTCGTCGTGGTGGAACTCCTCCACCAGCCGCCAGTCCTCTTCCGCCTTCGCGTCCGTCGCGAAGAGGCGGGCCCGGCTTGCGTTCCCCACCAGAATCCAGAGCGTCCCATTCGCCATGTCGTGCATCTCCTTGCGCTATAGAGTGGGAGATGCGGACCCCTCGGGGCCAAGGCAAGCTTCCCCAGACGAGCCGCACGCCCGCCGAGCGCAGGGCAGGCAGCCAGACCGCGCGCCATTGACGGGTTTTGCGGGGACTGAGGGCGCCACGGGCGCCTCATTCCGTTGCGCGGAGCGTCGCGATACAAGGGGGCCATGCGTATTCCCGTTGCTCCCGTCACCGCCCTGCTGGCGCTCGCGCTGCTGGCTGCTCCCTCGTGGGCTCAGGAGCAGGGTGGGTTGGGTCTGGACCTCACCTCGGACGCCCCCGCCGAGCAGCAGGGAATGGACATTGGGTTGGACCTGCGTCCCAGCAATGCCAACGCGGACTTGCTGCCTCGCTTCGCGTTGGTGGGGCTCTACGCGACAGAGCGCGCGGGCGCGCAGCAGGCGTCGAGCTGGGTGGAGGCCCTGGCGCGCGGGGCGCTGTCCTCCGCCATGGTGGCGCAGGCGTCGGACCTGGTGGAGACGCGTGAGCGGCTGGCGGAGGGCCACGACGCGGCGGTGCGCTGCGCGGAGGCCGCGTGCTTCGCCGAGCCCGCGGAGTTGCTGGACGCGGACCTGCTGACCACCGCGCGTCTGTCTTTGGAGGACGCGGGCTGGACGTTGCGGACGTGGACCTACGACAGGGATCGCCGCGTGGTGCACGAGGACTTCGTGACGGGGCGCAACCCTCGCGACGAGGACTTCGTGAACGAAGCCGCCGCGATGTTGTCCAAGCGCCTGACGGCGTTGGCCCGGCCTCGCGCGATGCTGACGGTGAACGTCAACGTGCCGCAGGCGGTGGTGAAGGTGGGCGAGCGCATCGTGGGCGTGGGCAGCGTGGAGGTGCGTCAGGCGCCCGGTCCGGTGGTGTTGGAGGTGTCCGCCGACGAGTACGGCACCCACGCGCGCACCCTGGACCTCAAGCCCGGCGCGCGAGAGACGGTGGACGTCATGCTGGAGATTTCCGGCCCGGCGCCGGATGGGCCTCCCGATGATTCCGTGGCTGGCGTGGCGTCTTCCCGGAAGGCGCCTCGCAAGTCCCTGTTCAAGCGGCCCGCCCTCTACACGGCGCTGCTGGGGCTGGCCGCGGTGGGCGCGGGTGTGGTGATGGGCATGGCCGCCAAGGACGTGGAGAAGCGCGGGGGCGACGCGGATGGGGATGGCGTGTTCGACGTCACCCGCAAGGAGCGGCTGGACGCGCAGTCGCAGGCGAACCTGGCCACGGCGCTGCTGGTGGGCGGCGGCGCGGTGACGGCGGGCAGCGTGGCGTGGCTGGTGGTGGTGCCCGCGCGCAGCGCGCCCGCATCGACGTCCGTGGCGCCTGGAAGCAGCGGCGGCGCCTCCACGTCCCTGCACCTCATGGTCGGCGGGAGTTTCTAGAGCCTATGAAGACCTTCGAATCCCGGCTGCGCGTGTGGTGTGGCCTGTTGCTCGTCGCGGGCGCGGTGGGCTGTACGGTGAATTTCCCGGACGACGTGCCCTACACGTGCACGGAGACCGCCGACTGCGGCGGTGACGGCTACGTCTGCACGTCCCTGCCAGACAACGGGCCGCGGTACTGCTGCCTGCCGGACCCCGCGGAAGTCTGCAACGGCCTGGACGACGACTGCGACGGCCTGGTCGATAACCTGGAGACCGCCTGCTACACGGGGCCGGAAGGCACGCTCGACGTGGGTCTCTGTCACGCCGGTGAGTCTATCTGTACCCGGGATGCGAGCATCGCGTGCGTGGGGGAGGTGCTGCCCGGCCTCGAAACCTGCAACGGCCTGGATGACGACTGCGACGGGGCGGTGGATGAGGACTTCGACCTGAAGACGGACCCGGGCCACTGCGGCGCCTGCAACAATGACTGTTCCTTCCTCCAGGACTGCGTGAATGGCGAGTGCGTGCGCCGGCAGGAGCTGGACTGCGCCAACGGTCAGGACGACGACGGGGACGGCTTCACGGACTGCCAGGACCGCGCGGACTGCCCCACAAATACGCAGTGCGGGCCTCTCAGGTCGGCTGACGAAAACGATTATCCTCGCTGCCAGGTGAACGGAGTCTGTCTGTGATGAATCCGGCTCCCGCGCGTCACTGTCCGCCATCCCGCACTCACCGAGGGTGGGTGGCGTCCCTGGGAAGACAGAGTGCAGATCCAGGGTTGCTGTTTGCCCCGGACATGGAAATTTCTTCTCACCATGGGCTCCGATGACGCCTTCATGCAGACCGTGCAGTCCAGGGCCGAGGCCACCGTGAGTGACGCGGGGGCCCGAGCCAGTGACGAGCTCCAGGAGGGCTCCACGCTGGGGAACTACCAGTTGGAGCAGTTCCTGGGCGAAGGGTCCATGGGCCGGGTGTTCCAGGCGCGGCACACGCGGCTGGGGCGCCAGGTGGCGCTCAAGGTCCTGCGGCCGGAGCACGCGCGGGACGGCGGCTTCGTGCGGCGCTTCTTCCAGGAGGCCCGCACCGTCAATCAAATCAACCACGAGCACATCGTGGAGATTTTCGACTTCGTCGACGAGAGCGCGACGGGCGGGCACGTCTACTGCGTGATGGAGCTGCTGCGCGGGCAGAGCCTGAGCTCGCTGGCGCAGGCGGAGCCGCTGACGCTGGCGCGTATCCAGCGCTTCGTGGTGCAGGTGTGCGCGGCGCTCGGCGCGGCCCACCAGGTGGGCGTGGTGCACCGGGACGTGAAGCCGGACAACCTCTTCGTCATCCACCGCGCGGGCCAGCCGGACTTCGTGAAGGTGTTGGACTTCGGTGTCGCGAAGCTGCTCACCGCCGAGGGGGGCACCACCGGGACGGTGGACGGCACCATCATCGGGACGCCCGCGTACATGGCGCCGGAGCAGGCCGCGGGCCTGCCGGTGGATGCGCGCTCCGACATCTACGCGGTGGGCAACATCCTCTACGAGCTCATCTCCGGAAAGCCGCCCTTCCAGGCGCCGGCCTTTGGCCATCTGGTGGTGCAGATCATCACCCAGCCGCCGCCGCCGCTGCCCTCGCACCTGCCGTCCGGTGAGCCCGTGCCGCCGCAACTGGCGGAGCTGGTGATGCGCTGCCTGTCGAAGGAGCCCGAGGCCCGGCCGCAGAGCCTGGCGGAGGTGACGACAGCGCTCCTCCTGTTGCCCGCGTCCGCCCAGGCGCTGACGCCCGCGCCCGCGGAGCTGGCGCTGGAGGCCTCCGAGCGGCCCACGCACAAGGTGCGGGTGGCGGTGACGGGGCGCTGGCACCGCCAGGCGGTGGTGACGGTGGGGACCGCGGCGTTGGTGGTGGTGGCCGCGGTGGTCACCTGGTCCGGCATGCAGCCGGAGCCCGCTCCCGCCGCGGCCCCAGTGGCCCATGCGGCCGACGTCGTGGCCCGGTCTGTCGCCGAAGCTCCGGCCGCGCCCGCCGCCGCGCTCCAACTGCTTCCGCCCGTCACGCTCACGGTGCGCTCCTTCCCGGAGGGCGCGCAGGTGCTGCGCCTGGACACGGGCGAGCTGCTGGGCGTGACGCCGCTGGTGAAGCAGGTGTCCGGTGAGTCCGCGCCGCTGCGCCTGCGCGTGGAGCTGGCCGGCTATGCCCCGCTGGAGCGGATGGTGAACCTGGACAAGCACGCCGAGCTGGAGGTGCCGCTGGTGAAGGCGCTGCCTTCGCCCCGGCAGAAGCCCGCGGCCGGGACGCAGCGCGCGACAGACAAGAAGAGCCGCGCGCGCCCTGTCACGCAGTAGGTGTCGCGGTGGCCCCGCCCTGGGAGGCGGGGCCTGGGCCCGCTCAGCGGGGCGCCGCCGTCTGGGCGAGCACCTGGGCGGCGATGCGGCCAATGCGCTCGTTGAAGTCCTCCGCCTCGTGGAAGGTGAGGCGCACGTCACCCACATGAAGCTGCGCGCCGGGCTGGAGCACGGTGGGCTGCTCCGGCTCCAGGGCCGTGCCGCCCAGCGTCACCGGCCGGGAGGCGGCCACGCGCGTCACCGACCAGCGTCCTTCCAGGGTGGGGGACAGGTGGAGCTGCTCGCGCGACACGGTGGCGTCATTGACGACCAGCGCGTTGTTCGAGGCCCGGCCCAGCCGCAGCGGACTGCCGTCCGTGTGGCCCACCAGTTCGAAGCACAGTGCGTCACCGGCGGGCAGGCAGTCCCGCAGGTCCGTCAGCGGCAGCCGCGTGGCGGCCACGTTGCCCTCCACCACTTCGGGGACATTCCAAGCGCCCGCCTCCCACACCAGCCACGGGTGTGGGTACTTGGCGCGAAACTTCTCCTTGAGAGCCATGTGCTGCCTCACGAGCAGCGAGAGCAGCAGAGCGCGAGCCATGCGGGTTGAATAGCCTTCCTCCCCCGTCGCGGCCCGAGAACGTGCGCGTGGGGGGCCATGGGATGTCAACGAATGGCCAGATGCCGGGTGGGATGCCCCACTCGCGCCCGGGCCGACCCCTGTAGTACACCCGCGACCGGCTCCTGTCCCCCGGACAAGGCATCCCCGCCTCCTGGAAGATTCGATGCGTCGCCTGCTCGCCGCCGTGTTCTGCGCCGCTGCCGTGCTGGCGGCTTGTGAAGACGATTCCCCACCGCCTCCCACGCCGCCGCCTCCCTCCACGGAGACGTACCCGGACGCCGGCACGCGCCCGGACGCGGGCACCCAGGAGCCGTGGGCCTGCCAGCGGAGCACGACGGTGCACAACGCGCCCATGAGGCTGCTCACCCGGCTGCAGTTGGAGATGAGCCGCGCCACGTCCTCCGCGCAGCGCACGGAGGCCATCGACCGCTTCGTGGCGGAGGTGGAGGAGCAGGGCGGCCGGCCCCTGGTGAGTGACGTCAAGGCGGGTCGTCCTCGCGTGGCCTTCTTCGTGCGAGGCGAGGCCGGCCGGGACACCTTCGTCGCCGGCGACTTCAACGGCTGGGCCGCCACGGCCACGCCGCTGGTGCAGGTTCGGGACACCGACCTGTATGTGGCGGAGGTGGAGGTACCGCGCACCGGCCCGCAGCCGTACAAGCTGGTGAAGGACGGCGACTTCATCGCGGACCCGGGCGCGCGCAACGTCGCGTGGGACAACTTCAACCGGTACGACGTGGGGCAGTTCAACTCGCTCATCTACCCGGAGCTCCAGGACGCCGCGAAGGGCCGGCTCACCGCGTGGTACGACGTGCCCGCCACGGTGTTGGGGGATGTGCGCGACGTCTTCGTCTACACGCCGGCGGCGTATGACGGGCGGGAGTGCCCGGCCCTGCCGGTGATGTACCTCCACGACGGCAACGAGAGCCTGACGCGCGAGTCCTTCGCGGAATCGGCGGACACGCACTACGCGGCGCGGCCGGAGGACTCGGCGGTGCTCGTATTCGTGGCGCTGCCGGACCAGTCCGTGCGTCTGGCGCAGTACACCTTCCCGCCCGCGCGCGCGCCGGGCTGGCCCACGCCGCGCGGGGATGACTACCTGGCCTTCCTCCGTGACGACCTGATGCCGCGCGTGGAGGCGTCCTACCGCGTGAAGACGGGCCCGCGGGAGACGGGCATCGCCGGCGCGTCGCTGGGCGGCCTCATCTCCGTCTACGCGGGCTTCCAGATGCCGGAGAAGTTCGGCTTCGTGGGCTCCCAGTCCGGCACGCTGTTCTGGCCCCACGACGGGGAGGTGGACCGCGACGACGGCAACGCGATGATTCTCCGCGCGGGCCAGGAGCCGGTGGTGCCGGTGCGCTTCTACGTGGACCACGGCTCACCCGTGGCGGGCTGCACGCGGGACGGCGAGGAGGGTGGGGACGACTGCCAGTCCAACCTGCAGTTCGTGGAGGCGCTGCGCGGCCGCGGCTACGGCGTGGCCCACTGGAACGAGCCCGGCGCCGAGCACGACTGGGCCTTCTGGAAGCGGCGCCTGCCGAAGCTGCTGTGCAACTTCCGCAACGAGGCCCCAGCGGTGTGCGGCCTGTAGTCTGGCCTCACAGCTTCGCGACGATGGCGCGGGCCAGCCGGCCCGCGGCCCCCGCATCGAGCGACAGGAACAGGCGCGGCTCGGTGGCCTCCAGCTCTTGCAGCCGCGCCTGGCCCGCGTTGTCGGTGGCCACGTCCACGCGGGCGTAGAGCAGGGGGCGGCCCACCGCTTCCAGCACGGACTCTGCCAGCCGCAGCTCGGCCGCGTCCTCGGGCGTGAAGGCGGTGGGCTCGGAGAAGCCGCGCGGCGCGTCCAGCAGCGTGGGTGGCCGGCGCACCGCGTGGCTGAGGACGCCGTCGAAGAAGACGTAGCTGCGCTCGCCCTCCGTTTCGAAGGCGGTGAGGTAGGGCTGCACCATGACATCGCCCTCGCGAGTCATTTCCGCCAGCCGGGCGGTGGCGACGTGGGCCTCCGCGCGCGGGAAGATGTGCGTCTTGAGCGCTCCCGCGGACACGGCGGGCTTGAGCACCACCGCGTCCCAGCCGTGCCTGAACGCTAGCTCGCCCACATCGAGCGTGTCTCCCTTCCGCACCCAGGTGGTGGGCGTCACCAGCACGCCCTTCTCCTCCAGTTCGCGCAGGTAGTGCTTGTGCGTGTTCCAGCGCAGCACGGGCGCGGGATTGTGGAGCTGCGTGAGGCGGCCCACCTTGTCCGCCCAGGCGACGAAGGCGTCGCGGCGCAGGTGGCTGTCCCACGTGTTGCGCACCAGGGCCAGCCGCACCGTCTTCCAGTCCATGGCCGGGTCATCCCAGACGACGGGCCGGGCCTCCACGCCCAGGGCCGCGAGCGCGGGCAGCAGCGATGCGTCAAAGGCATCGAGTTGAGGCAAGCCTTCGAAGGTGAGGACGGCGACGTCCATGACGCGGGCTCCCGGTGTTGAAACGTGCAGCGGCTTGTAGCGCGTGCGGCGCCTGTGCGCAGGGCTCTCGCGGTGCGTCAAAACAGGGTGCGGGCCAGTCCGACAGGTAGGCACTGAACGTCCCGTACTTGAGGTGAGGCGAGCGGCGTACTCCACGGCACATTCGGGTGGGCGGACGCTCGGGAACTGGACCTGTGCGGTCAGGTGTCGCTGAAATGTTTCAAGGGGTACGCTCTTCGCGTGCCAAGGACCTGTCACCTTCCCTCCGGCCGGCTCCGCCGGGAGACCCACGAGATGCGAATGTCCCCACGTTTATTACTCGCCGCGCTAGGCGCGGTCCTCCTCTTCCACGCTGGATGCGGCGACGAGCCTGGTTGTGAGGGGGCGAGCTGCAACCCGCAAGCGGTCTGCGGCAACAACGTCGTCGAGCAGGGCGAGCAGTGCGACGACGGCAACAAGGTGGACGGCGACGGCTGTGAGTCCAACTGTACGCCGACGCCCGCGCCGGGCGCGGTATGTGGCAACGGCAAGCTGGAAGGCGAAGAGGTCTGTGACGACGGCAACACGGTGGACGGTGATGGCTGTCAGGCGAACTGCACGCCGACGCTGACCCAATGCCCCGCGGCCAACGCGCCCGCGCTCCCCGACGGCGCCACCTGCGCGGTGACGCAGCCGGGCTCCGCCGCGCGCCTCTTCACGGGCGTGGTGCTGAAGGACGGCGAGACGCTGGTGGGCGGCCAAGTGCTGGTGGACGCGCAGGGTGTCATCCAGTGCGCCGCCTGTGATTGCTCCGCCGCGGCGGGCGCCGCCGAGGCCACGCAGGTCTCCTGCCCCGGTGGTGTCATCTCCCCGGGCCTCGTGAATCCGCACGAGCACATCACGTATCCGATGGAGCCGTACGTCGGCTCCGAGGAGCGCTACGAGCACCGCCACGAGTGGCGCACCGGCCGCAACGGCCACACGCGCATCAACAGCCCGAGCGCGGATGCCGCGGACAATATTCGTTGGGGCGAGCTTCGGCAGATGATGGCGGGCGCGACCACCATGGCGGGCGCGGGCGGCCAAGCCGGTCTGCTGCGCAACGTGGACGTGACCAACGTCGCGCTCCAGGAAGGTCTGGACGAGGGCGTGGTGGACTCCGACACCTTC from Myxococcus xanthus encodes the following:
- a CDS encoding glycosyltransferase, coding for MKLSGYVLHRNNRDTLEPCLRGLLALCDDVVALDSGATDGSAELVRSLGARSVSHAWRGYGAARAAAVNALAPCDYVFFLDSDELLGPEAVETLRAWKASSPTEAVYRLPRRDWAELGTHRFRYRTQWRARLVRRDKAVWRPEQIVHEALPKLAGGRVRAFIEHRFATSVEYRAQKEDRYALLWALRAHAEQRGLKPVGVQRLASWARDCLLKGALWRGGAEASHLAWAVAGYHATKYAYLRELRQGRYPELVRLYAEGHYDALFARVRDGALG
- a CDS encoding HAD family hydrolase, giving the protein MAQVKAVLLDLGNVLVFHDNTLLFSRLGARAGLEAAEVARRLTGAGWTDANRGVLGAEGIRQDVCRALDVDLPMAVFAPLWSSHFTLHDAVLPRVESLLGRVRVGLVSNTNALHVAYLRPLLPVLQRFDSVVMSCEVGHVKPEPDIFRLALAGVGCAPEEAVFFDDLPEFVQAAEAVGIQGRLFTTADAFDAQLKALGL
- a CDS encoding methyl-accepting chemotaxis protein, with the translated sequence MALSLPGTKSLRGRLTLYATLLSVVPLLTLTWLQARSARQVMEEQIHASLLSEAEGVKDLLESTLAEREASARGWAEDPAVRAALRGDVSPADAMLGVLQSRYLTLNGIVVFDDTGRAISANTPALRDEYLRRQDEVRRSPWFAEAQQGRTSSEGITEEHPIFTGHVLSLAFPVLDPVSKHRMGVLLAAFDWAHVDQLVQPALARAHQRALKSFSITLQRPDGTPMYDSRGANAQGNDALLAVTAVNGTDVRDVADGWHFVARVDPAEAYAPVVRVSRVALLMAVGFIVLAVVGAWLLSHRISGPVLALRAAVTRLVSEGDLTQTLDVKAGNDEVGELAGAFGLLVFQLRETAQSLHTGTRVLSETVAELQTASTQQERNVARQAAALQQTQVTAQEIKQTSMLASEKAEDVLKRASMAEEVGRAGEGAIRDSLGGFSEILSQAEQMTERIAQLNERTQQIGGITQTVKDLADQSNMLALNAAIESVRSGEHGKGFGVVAREIRSLADQSIQATDRVREILGDLSSAILSTAKMTEQGYTHMESGLEQVRGTGERLKELAAIIQDNATAVRQIAGAVSQQNAGIAQIFSAVTDLSSMMNDTQESLAATTRAAKLLQDVSEQMQDVARAYRI
- a CDS encoding host attachment protein, coding for MANGTLWILVGNASRARLFATDAKAEEDWRLVEEFHHDESRARQAELIEQADNPNAGTLHGPPAENEPNGRRELEHDRFARELSVFLDKAHDRHDFDKLVIAAPPGFLGRIRRSLSARVRQRVLLDVDSDYSNVPAKELPNRVPVI
- a CDS encoding MopE-related protein, whose amino-acid sequence is MKTFESRLRVWCGLLLVAGAVGCTVNFPDDVPYTCTETADCGGDGYVCTSLPDNGPRYCCLPDPAEVCNGLDDDCDGLVDNLETACYTGPEGTLDVGLCHAGESICTRDASIACVGEVLPGLETCNGLDDDCDGAVDEDFDLKTDPGHCGACNNDCSFLQDCVNGECVRRQELDCANGQDDDGDGFTDCQDRADCPTNTQCGPLRSADENDYPRCQVNGVCL
- a CDS encoding serine/threonine-protein kinase, with the protein product MGSDDAFMQTVQSRAEATVSDAGARASDELQEGSTLGNYQLEQFLGEGSMGRVFQARHTRLGRQVALKVLRPEHARDGGFVRRFFQEARTVNQINHEHIVEIFDFVDESATGGHVYCVMELLRGQSLSSLAQAEPLTLARIQRFVVQVCAALGAAHQVGVVHRDVKPDNLFVIHRAGQPDFVKVLDFGVAKLLTAEGGTTGTVDGTIIGTPAYMAPEQAAGLPVDARSDIYAVGNILYELISGKPPFQAPAFGHLVVQIITQPPPPLPSHLPSGEPVPPQLAELVMRCLSKEPEARPQSLAEVTTALLLLPASAQALTPAPAELALEASERPTHKVRVAVTGRWHRQAVVTVGTAALVVVAAVVTWSGMQPEPAPAAAPVAHAADVVARSVAEAPAAPAAALQLLPPVTLTVRSFPEGAQVLRLDTGELLGVTPLVKQVSGESAPLRLRVELAGYAPLERMVNLDKHAELEVPLVKALPSPRQKPAAGTQRATDKKSRARPVTQ
- a CDS encoding FHA domain-containing protein, with the protein product MARALLLSLLVRQHMALKEKFRAKYPHPWLVWEAGAWNVPEVVEGNVAATRLPLTDLRDCLPAGDALCFELVGHTDGSPLRLGRASNNALVVNDATVSREQLHLSPTLEGRWSVTRVAASRPVTLGGTALEPEQPTVLQPGAQLHVGDVRLTFHEAEDFNERIGRIAAQVLAQTAAPR
- a CDS encoding alpha/beta hydrolase, giving the protein MRRLLAAVFCAAAVLAACEDDSPPPPTPPPPSTETYPDAGTRPDAGTQEPWACQRSTTVHNAPMRLLTRLQLEMSRATSSAQRTEAIDRFVAEVEEQGGRPLVSDVKAGRPRVAFFVRGEAGRDTFVAGDFNGWAATATPLVQVRDTDLYVAEVEVPRTGPQPYKLVKDGDFIADPGARNVAWDNFNRYDVGQFNSLIYPELQDAAKGRLTAWYDVPATVLGDVRDVFVYTPAAYDGRECPALPVMYLHDGNESLTRESFAESADTHYAARPEDSAVLVFVALPDQSVRLAQYTFPPARAPGWPTPRGDDYLAFLRDDLMPRVEASYRVKTGPRETGIAGASLGGLISVYAGFQMPEKFGFVGSQSGTLFWPHDGEVDRDDGNAMILRAGQEPVVPVRFYVDHGSPVAGCTRDGEEGGDDCQSNLQFVEALRGRGYGVAHWNEPGAEHDWAFWKRRLPKLLCNFRNEAPAVCGL
- a CDS encoding ATP-grasp domain-containing protein; this encodes MDVAVLTFEGLPQLDAFDASLLPALAALGVEARPVVWDDPAMDWKTVRLALVRNTWDSHLRRDAFVAWADKVGRLTQLHNPAPVLRWNTHKHYLRELEEKGVLVTPTTWVRKGDTLDVGELAFRHGWDAVVLKPAVSAGALKTHIFPRAEAHVATARLAEMTREGDVMVQPYLTAFETEGERSYVFFDGVLSHAVRRPPTLLDAPRGFSEPTAFTPEDAAELRLAESVLEAVGRPLLYARVDVATDNAGQARLQELEATEPRLFLSLDAGAAGRLARAIVAKL